A single Vanacampus margaritifer isolate UIUO_Vmar chromosome 14, RoL_Vmar_1.0, whole genome shotgun sequence DNA region contains:
- the LOC144063751 gene encoding uncharacterized protein LOC144063751 codes for MYARTKVKYEDEFCKAQEENEQERKLLDAVSEQSPIVLNTTDITEKNLRPKFHGIKEEEDLEPLQEQPQPPDIKKEEQLAPYIKEEEDFTDFPVTGVHLKTEVDGHYAEKKEAEPPRSSSSQHIKIETDGEHYGGSQADSQLAPMSDGHDTSCAPHTNDGQQSDRKRWKCSHCGKTFGYKCTWKNHMILHTEEKPFACSICGQNLSSQGNLKTHIRTHTGEKPFTCSVCGQSFSSNLGLKIHTRAHTGEKPFACSVCGRKFSQKANFKLHTRTHTGEKPFACLVCGQKFAQSSTLKIHTRTHTGEKPYVCSVCGQKFAVRVNLKMHTRVHTGEKPFCCTVCGRKFSQKANLKIHTRTHTGEKPFECSVCGQKFAQNESLKTHTRTHTGEKPYTCSVCGQNFTRKGHLNIHRRTHTGEKPFDCSICGQNFTQKGHLNVHTRSNTCEKTFACSICGQRLASKDKVKRHKCPGENSSDQ; via the coding sequence ACATCACTGAGAAAAATCTTCGTCCTAAGTTTCATGGcattaaagaggaggaggacttggAGCCTCTTCAAGAGCAGCCACAGCCCCCTGACATAAAGAAAGAGGAGCAGCTGGCAccatacattaaagaggaggaaGATTTCACAGATTTTCCCGTGACTggtgtccatttgaagactGAAGTTGACGGTCATTATGCAGAGAAAAAAGAGGCGGAACCTCCAAGAAGCAGCTCAAGTCAACACATAAAAATTGAAACTGATGGTGAGCACTAtggaggatcacaagcagacagccAGTTAGCACCAATGTCAGATGGTCATGACACGTCATGCGCTCCTCACACTAATGACGGTCAACAATCTGATCGCAAacgttggaaatgttctcaCTGTGGGAAAACCTTTGGCTACAAGTGTACTTGGAAAAACCATATGATTCTCCACACTgaagagaaaccttttgcctgctcaatttgtggtcaaaatttgtCTAGTCAGggcaatttaaaaacacatataagaacccacactggagagaaaccttttacctgctcagtttgtggccaaagtttttcttcaaatttaggcttaaaaatacacacaagagcccatactggtgagaaaccttttgcatgctcagtttgtggtagaAAGTTCTCTCAGAAAGCAAACTTTAAactacacacaagaacccacactggagagaaaccgtTTGCCTGCTtggtttgtggtcaaaaattcGCTCAGAGTTCaaccttaaaaatacacacaagaacccacactggagagaaaccgtatgtctgctcagtttgtggtcaaaaatttgctGTGCGTGTAaacttaaaaatgcacacaagagtgcacactggtgagaaacctttttgCTGCACAGTTTGTGGTAGAAAGTTCTCCCAGAAGGCAAAtttgaaaatacacacaagaacccacactggagagaaaccttttgaatgctcggtttgtggtcaaaaattcGCTCAGAATGAAagcttaaaaacacacacaagaacccacactggtgagaaaccttatacctgctcagtttgtggtcaaaactTTACTCGGAAGGGACACCTAAATATACACagaagaacccacactggtgaaaaaccGTTTGACTGCTcaatttgtggtcaaaattttactcaaaagGGACACCTAAATGTACACACAAGATCCAACACTTGTGAGAAAACTTTTGCGTGCTCaatttgtggtcaaagattGGCAAGTAAGGATAAAGTTAAGAGGCACAAGTGTCCTGGTGAGAATAGCAGTGATCAATGA
- the LOC144034205 gene encoding uncharacterized protein LOC144034205 → MMLRAELDSLKLTQKSLQGNNEKVKYFTGLLNFKTLMLLFNMVSPFLCTKNIRIGMFERLLRTLVKLKLNVPVKDLGGRTSNRFITEQCDILSKLQPEGLVLSDRSFDISDSVGLHCAEINVPGFTREKPE, encoded by the exons ATGATGTTACGGGCAGAACTCGATTCTTTGAAATTAACGCAGAAAAGTTTACAAGGTAACAATGAGAAAGTTAAATACTTCACTGGCCTGCTGAACTTCAAAACCCTCATGCTCCTTTTCAATATGGTGTCACCCTTTCTCTGCACAAAGAATATCCGCATAGGAATGTTTGAGAGACTACTGAGGACCTTAGTGAAACTGAAGTTGAATGTTCCTGTCAAAGACTTA GGAGGAAGAACCTCAAACAGGTTCATAACAGAACAGTGTGACATACTAAGCAAGCTACAACCAGAAGGTCTGGTTTTATCTGATCGTAGTTTTGATATTTCTGATAGTGTTGGTTTACATTGCGCGGAAATAAATGTTCCAGGATTCACTCGTGAAAAGCCTGAGTGA
- the LOC144063769 gene encoding histone H2A: protein MSGRGKTGGKARAKAKTRSSRAGLQFPVGRVHRLLRKGNYAQRVGAGAPVYLAAVLEYLTAEILELAGNAARDNKKTRIIPRHLQLAVRNDEELNKLLGGVTIAQGGVLPNIQAVLLPKKTEKAVKSK from the coding sequence ATGAGCGGCAGAGGAAAGACCGGCGGCAAAGCCAGAGCTAAGGCCAAGACTCGGTCCTCCCGTGCCGGACTCCAGTTCCCGGTCGGTCGTGTCCACAGACTGCTGCGTAAAGGCAACTACGCTCAGCGCGTCGGTGCCGGCGCCCCTGTCTACTTGGCGGCCGTGCTGGAGTACCTGACCGCTGAGATCTTGGAGTTGGCCGGCAACGCAGCCCGCGACAACAAGAAGACAAGGATCATCCCCCGTCACCTGCAGTTGGCTGTCCGCAACGACGAGGAGCTCAACAAGCTCCTTGGCGGAGTCACTATCGCCCAGGGCGGCGTGTTGCCTAACATCCAGGCCGTGCTTCTGCCCAAGAAAACCGAGAAGGCTGTCAAGTCCAAGTAA
- the LOC144063765 gene encoding histone H3-like — MARTKQTARKSTGGKAPRKQLATKAARKSAPATGGVKKPHRYRPGTVALREIRRYQKSTELLIRKLPFQRLVREIAQDFKTDLRFQSSAVMALQESSEAYLVGLFEDTNLCAIHAKRVTIMPKDIQLARRIRGERA; from the coding sequence ATGGCAAGAACTAAACAAACAGCCCGTAAGTCTACCGGCGGCAAAGCCCCTAGGAAGCAGCTGGCCACCAAGGCAGCCCGCAAGAGCGCTCCGGCCACCGGCGGCGTCAAGAAGCCTCACCGTTACAGGCCCGGTACGGTGGCCCTCCGTGAGATCCGTCGCTACCAGAAGTCCACCGAGCTGCTTATCCGCAAGCTGCCCTTCCAGCGCCTGGTCAGGGAGATCGCTCAGGACTTTAAGACCGACCTGCGCTTCCAGAGCTCAGCCGTCATGGCTCTGCAGGAGTCCAGCGAGGCTTACTTGGTGGGTCTATTTGAGGACACCAACTTGTGCGCTATCCACGCCAAGAGGGTCACCATCATGCCCAAAGACATCCAGCTGGCACGTCGGATCCGTGGAGAGAGAGCTTAA
- the LOC144063752 gene encoding uncharacterized protein LOC144063752 has product MYASTVKYEEELCGAQEENERQRQLLSAVCNRPPVVEICEKYLRPERQEPEFPSIKEEDLEPLQVKEEQLTPYIKEEEDFTELLVTDAHLKTEGQYEEAEPPSCSSSQHMATEIDGEQCGGSQADSRLAPMSDGDDMSHSSHTDDDEQSEGDMTCHTDSKCWKCSQCGKMFRYKSFWEKHMIVHTGEKPFVCSVCGQHLSSKRNLQTHIKTHTGEKPFACSVCGQSFSTKEYLKIHTRAHTGEKPFACSVCGQCFSQKGILNVHTRTHTGEKPFACSVCSKSFSDKGHLLRHTRTHTGEKPFVCSVCGQNFSQSANLKIHTRTHTGEKTFACSVCGQNFSSKGNLKTHIRTHTGEKPFSCSVCGQRFSTNEYLKIHTRAHTGEKPFPCSVCGQRFSQKGHLVTHIRTHTGEKPFSCSVCGQCFSQKGALNVHTRTHTGEKPFACSVCGKRFLSKSYAKGHKCSSENKSDQ; this is encoded by the exons ATGTACGCAAGTACAGTCAAGTACGAAGAAgagctttgtggagcacaaGAGGAAAACGAGCGACAACGTCAACTGCTGAGCGCTGTTTGCAATAGGCCTCCAGTTGTAG AGATCTGTGAAAAATATCTTCGTCCTGAGAGGCAGGAGCCAGAGTTCCCCAGTATTAAAGAGGAGGATTTGgagcctcttcaagttaaagagGAGCAGCTGACAccatacattaaagaggaggaagatttcacagagttgctgGTGACTGATGCCCATTTGAAGACTGAAGGTCAATATGAAGAGGCGGAGCCTCCAAGCTGCAGCTCAAGTCAACACATGGCAACAGAAATTGATGGCGAGCAAtgtggaggatcacaagcagacagccGTTTAGCTCCAATGTCTGATGGTGACGACATGTCACACTCTTCTCACACTGATGACGATGAACAGTCTGAGGGTGATatgacatgtcacactgacagcaaatgttggaaatgttctcagtgtgggaaAATGTTTCGCTACAAGTCTTTTTGGGAAAAGCATATGATtgtccacactggagagaaaccttttgtttgctcagtttgtggtcaacatTTGTCGAGTAAGAGAAatttacaaacacacataaaaacccacacaggagagaaaccttttgcttgctcagtttgtggccaaaGTTTCTCTACAAAGgaatacttaaaaatacacacaagagcCCACACCGGTGAGAAAccctttgcctgctcagtttgtggtcagtGTTTTTCCCAGAAGGGCATCTTAAAtgtgcacacaagaacacacactggtgagaaaccttttgcctgctcagtttgcagTAAAAGTTTCTCCGATAAGGGACACTTGttaagacacacaagaacccacactggcgagaaaccttttgtctgttcggtttgtggtcaaaacTTCTCTCAGAGCgcaaacttaaaaatacacacaagaacccacactggcgagaaaacttttgcctgctccgtttgtggtcagAATTTTTCTAGTAAGggaaatttaaaaacacatataagaacccacactggtgaaaaacctttttcctgctcagtttgtggccaaaGGTTCTCTACAAATGAAtacttaaaaatacatacaagagcccacactggtgagaaaccttttccgtgctcagtttgtggtcagcGTTTCTCTCAGAAGGGACACTTAGTAACACACATTCGAACACACaccggagaaaaacctttttcctgctcagtttgtggtcaatgtttctCTCAGAAGGGAGCCTTAAAtgtacacacaagaacccacactggtgagaaaccttttgcttgttcggtttgtggtaaaagattccTAAGTAAGAGTTATGCTAAGGGACACAAGTGTTCTAGTGAGAATAAGAGTGATCAATGA
- the LOC144063748 gene encoding uncharacterized protein LOC144063748 gives MCARKTVECEEELCGTKEENEGHRQQQTPRVGVHTADFSKDVGPLSLDLQSESSHIKEDVEDKELAYIKEEEEESPHIKEEVEDKEVAYIKEEEESLHIEEEEQEGIIKVLLTDVPLMCEDDDEGEESGGAEPLNNSSSLSHVTTEGDGDHCGGSQADELIAPLSDSDDSASHLHDDDDDDDDGGGGGDENDHGEESGGDLKHGDNKSWKCSQCGKTFAYMSRLKNHMISHTGEKPFVCSVCGQRFSEKGNLRRHTRTHTGEKPFACSTCGQRFTQKGTLIYHTRMHTGEKPFSCSICGQTFSHKGYLKSHTRTHSGEKPFVCSVCNLSFCENGTLTKHIKTHTGEKPFACSICGQRFSHKGNLISHTGTHTGEKPFVCSECGQRFSRRHAMTTHTRTHTGEKPFACTVCGQRFSRRHVLTSHVRTHSGEKPFPCSVCGQRFSKKASLRSHARTHTGEKPFACSVCGLKFSQRGTLTSHTRTHTGEKPFPCSVCGQKFSQKGTLTSHTRIHTGEKPFACLVCGERFYQKGKIKRHKCVGKSKSDQ, from the exons ATGTGTGCAAGAAAGACAGTAGAGTGCGAGGAGGAACTTTGCGGAACGAAAGAGGAGAACGAGGGACATCGTCAACAACAGACGCCTCGAGTTGGAGTACACACAGCAG ATTTCAGTAAAGATGTTGGGCCTTTATCGTTAGATCTTCAGTCTGAGTCCTCACACATTAAAGAGGACGTGGAGGATAAAGAGCTCGCCTACatcaaagaggaggaggaagagtccccacacattaaagaggaagtgGAGGATAAAGAGGTTGCCTACATcaaagaggaggaagagtcCTTGCACATTGAAGAGGAAGAGCAAGAGGGTATCATTAAGGTCTTACTGACTGACGTCCCTTTGATGTGTGAAGATGATGACGAAGGTGAGGAGAGCGGAGGGGCGGAGCCTttaaacaacagcagcagcttgAGTCACGTGACAACAGAAGGTGATGGAGACCACTGTGGTGGATCACAAGCCGACGAACTCATAGCGCCACTATCAGATAGTGACGACTCAGCGTCACACttgcatgatgatgatgatgatgatgatgatggtggtggtggtggtgatgaaaATGATCATGGTGAAGAGTCTGGAGGTGATTTGAAACATGGTGACAACAAAAGctggaaatgttctcagtgtgggaaAACCTTTGCTTATATGAGCCGTTTGAAAAATCATATGATTAGccacactggggagaaaccttttgtttgctcagtttgtggccagAGATTCTCTGAAAAGGGAAACCTAAggagacacacaagaacacacactggtgaaaaaccttttgcctgctcaacTTGTGGTCAAAGATTCACTCAAAAGGGAACCTTGATATATCACACAAGAATgcacactggggagaaacctttttctTGCTCAATATGTGGACAAACATTCTCCCATAAGGGATATTTAAAAAGTCACACAAGAACCCATTCTGGAGAGAAACCATTTGTCTGCTCAGTATGCAATTTAAGTTTCTGTGAAAATGGTACTCTGacaaaacacataaaaacacacactggagagaaacctttcgcCTGCTCAATTTGTGGGCAAAGATTTTCTCATAAGGGAAACCTAATAAGTCATACaggaacccacactggagagaaacccttTGTTTGTTCAGAATGTGGTCAAAGGTTCTCTCGTAGACATGCTAtgacaacacacacaagaacacacactggagagaaaccttttgcatgcacagtttgtggtcaaagattctcTCGTAGACACGTTTTGACATCACATGTAAGAACACACTCTGGAGAGAAGCCCTTCccatgctcagtttgtggtcaaagatttTCTAAAAAGGCATCCTTAAGAAGTCAtgcaagaacacacacaggtgagaaaccctttgcttgctcagtttgtggcctaAAATTCTCACAGAGGGGAACATTAACAAGTCACACAAGAAcgcacactggtgagaaaccttttccctgctcagtttgtggtcaaaagttCTCACAGAAGGGAACCTTGACAAGTCACACACGAATCCatactggtgagaaaccttttgcctgtttAGTTTGTGGTGAAAGATTCTATCAGAAGGGTAAAATTAAGAGACACAAGTGtgttggtaaaagtaaaagtgatCAATGA